DNA sequence from the Cucurbita pepo subsp. pepo cultivar mu-cu-16 chromosome LG06, ASM280686v2, whole genome shotgun sequence genome:
CACAAAGAAGCAGGTAGAACCTGTGGAAAAAACCCGTCACATCCAGTGTCTTGGCATTGACTAATATGACTGGAAACTCAATTATTTCAACTTTTCCCTCCAAATCAAGCACTAGAAAAAACTCAATATCCTGAGTTCGCATATGTTTTGAGCTAGCAACATCTACCTGAAGCTCCCTGGAGATATCATGGTTGAACTTCTTTACGTGGAGTGGATCATCCATCTACAAAACAGGGTCACATGAATATATCTAAATTTGGCTGCAAAATTTCAGCTAGGGAACTTCAGTAAGAACCACTAGAACACACAACATAAGACAATAGTCTGATCAATAGTGGAAAATGGTCGTAAATTCGTATCATTTCCAATTTTGTTCTGGTGGGTTACCAAATTCAACCAGCAGACAGCTTAACACGCAAGAAAAACGAGCAAAAGTTCTCTGAGGAATATCGTCGAACATGTGGTGTACAACACCAAACTAACCACATGGCACACACAATCAAGTAGAATCTTCAGTCACTTCAGAAAATGTAAGCAAAGAAAACAACGAGGCATTCGAAAAACGCAAGTGCAACAGCTCAAATccagaattaaaaaaaaataccattgtACACTTGCTCTGTGTGTAATACAAACACATGGGCCTCCAACGATTATGCACCACATCGAGGGATTCAGAGGGAGCCGAAGAAGATGGTTCGTGGGCTGTGGGGAGAGATGAATGACATCGGATAGCTAAAGGTGTCCgtggagaagaacaaattGCGGCAGAGAGAGACAACGGAACCAGAGAATGACATGGGACTGAGTAGAATGACGAAACCTTAAGCAGCGGCGCTCTCACAAACATTGATTTGAAATGAGCGGAAGTGAGCGGCTAATGTACAGTCTACACTCCGACGGTCTACCGGAGCAGAGAAGACGACGGACGTTGGGGTGGTCGAATTCTGCGGCAggaacatacatatatatatatatatatatacatattttataaatattatcaaatttgtaGATATCCATATTATAAAAAGTTGATTGAAATAtcactttgaattttcttttaattatagttctggtagttttaaaatttctaattataatgaaagaaaataattaattcaagGAGACCATTGAAGAtcgaaatggaaaaaatggaaaatgcaaattcaaaaaaaatcaaagcaGCAATGAATCAAATGCTTCACAGATTTCAGATTTAAATACCTGCAATGGAAGATCATTGTTCTTCTAATCCAGACACTGATATTCCGGAGATTTAACAAATCAAACATGAATCTCTCCAATTCCATGTTTCAATTTCTCGTCCTCTTCGCTCTCTTTTCTCTCGTGAAACCAGACGCCGCCTTGATCGGAAGCGTCTGCGGCAAGACTGAACAGCCGGTCATTTGTTCCGATTGCTTCAAATCCTCCTCCGGAAGCCAGACCGCCGACGTCCGTGGGCTCGCAGTCATCGCCATTGGATGTGCCGAGAGAAATACCAGATTAATGGCGCAGAAACTCGGCGAACTTCTCCGTAGCACGCCGGATTCCGCTTTGAAGACGATTTTGAACGGTTGCTGGTTATCGACGGGGTATACTGCCGGCGATTTTCCGGGAATCGAAAGGGCTGTCGCGGCCGGAGACTACACCACCGGCAGAAACACTTTGGAGATTGCGATTAGGAATGTGAATAGCTGCTTGGAAGAGTTCAATAAAAACCCTCGCGTTCCGGTGCCGTCGGAGGTTTTGACGGGGACGGTGGCGGCCATCCAAGGCCGCCGGATTGTTTCTGATATTTTGAATAGTATTTAACGGTGcttgagattttaaattagaaaataataaaataaaatatatatatatatatatattttttttttttttttgcataaaGTTGTTGGTACCCATATATTGTTAACATGTAGATGCCTgttagaagatattgtccgttttggtgTCAGCTTCACGggtttaaaatgcgtctaccaAGGAGACCCTTTCCaagtgggacctcacaatccgcTCCCCTTGGGACCCAGTGTTGTTCTCGCTATCATGATGTgtgactcttataccatttttCGATTTGTGCATGTCATCCTTGCACAAGGGTCATGCTAATCTTCTCTATATCAGAGGTCTCCGAAggataaaatatcaaaaatgtTAACTAGCCAACGAATCAAGACAATTGAGCTATCACGgtctttaaatttcaaaaatatcaaatagatCCCATAAGTTTTAAGATAAACAAACCAGGTTGGATAAGAACGACTCGAGAATATACAATATACATGCCCAGCAGATTGAAAACTGTGTGTGAGCTTAAGGGGCAGTTCGTTCACCCATACAAAACTATAATATAGCGatgttctatatatatattcacatCAGCAGATTACCTGGAAACTGATATCAATGTCCATTGATTATATGCATAAAGTTGGCCTTATTCTTCTCATTCCTCTGCAACATTCACAAGTTCATACTCAACTAAAGATAGATTATTGTCTTCCTTGACGACGAAATTTTCGGGCTCGACGACCTCGATGCGGCCCCATTTATCGACTGCGAGCCTCATTGATCCTTTGAACATGTCGATCTTTGCATTTCGAAGAATGATAGTTGTCCCAGGTTTTACTTGATCAACTGAGCAAACAAATAACCATATAAGACAACATGATAAATGAGTTCATTGCAGAGATTTCATTTCAAAGCTAGAGATTCAAGTGGCAATAGTTTGCAGACCAGCTAGAAGCAGATTGGGCTAGGGATTTGTGAGAAATTAACATCAAACACTTCAGTTTCAgttcaaatcttcatttatCAAGCTGCAGATTATGGTCAATAACAGGAAACCACAGGGATTTGATTCTTCCTAGCCATTCTAACGCATCCAGTTCAAGCTACTGATAATGAAATTACGTTTTGTAGAGCAAAATCAATGCATATTTCTAGTTTCAAGTTCCTTTAAGCGCATCGGTAAGATGTAGGTAATCCGCCAAACcctatctcacaatccatatTGTTTAATAATCGCTCTAGGGCACATAGTTCAAACATTCCAATCTACATAATCATTGATTTAGCCTCCCCACCTGCGATCCAACAACACCTAATTTTCCCTACTCAATTCATGAAAAACACTACATAAAGCGTAACAGCAACGgaagatttcaaaattcatacCCTGATCATTACGCGCAGTGAACAAAATGGTTCCAGTTTCGTCTCCAATAAGGCACTCAGCGATCCGCGTCTGTCGAAGGTGCTGTGACACCGATCGACCTTTCTGCAGCACGGTATTGGAGCTAACGACCTTGACGATGAGTGTGTGGCCATTAGTGCCAGGCTTGAGCTGTTCGACCTTAACGAAGACTGGCTTTCTCAAGCCTGATCTCGATGCCGGCGTAGGTGATTTTTCCGTCGCCATTGATGCCGAAGCCGAAGATCAGCAGCACGCCAAATCCTGATCCCAATCCGCGTAAATCGATCGAAATTTTCTCCTGTCTCCCTCTTTTTCTAGTGCTGTCACTCGTGGGTTGTTACAGGGTgggtgtgtgtatatatagcATCTTCATTCTGCTTTcgtctttgatttttttgcgACATTTTTTCCAACACAAAATAAtttgacaaaaataataaaccaaTGCTTCAAAGTTATAAACTTTCTATAAATAAACACATCAATTGATATATCATCTTCAACTTACTTACTCTTTCGATCTATCGTTCTTGAACTTAGGTATTCTTTCGTAGGATCGTCCGCTTCTTcgtttctctttttccttcaaaatcaCGCTCACTTCTACCTCAAGGACTCAGATCCTGATAGGAGTAGAGCCAAGTTAGACCAGATATAGTCTCGAACTTTTGAAGTTCGAGTATTGAAAAAGAGATGTTCTGAACTACTGCaaattctatttgtttttcgGAACTCACGCTCACTTCTACCCCAAGGATTCAGATCCTGATAGGAGTAGAGTCGAGCTAGTCCAGATATAGTCTTGAACTTTTGAAGTTCGAGTGTTGAAAAAGAGATTTCTGAACTACTGCaaattctatttgtttttccGCAACTCACGCTCATTTCTACCCCAAAGATTTAGACCTTGATAGGAGTAGAGCCGAGCTAGTCCAGATATAGTCTTGAACTTTTGAAGTTCGAGTGTTGAAAGAGTGATGTTCTGAACTACTGCaaattctatttgttttttgcAACTTTACCAAGGAGCTAGATGAGAAGAAACTCCCAAGTGTCCCGTTCGTTCTTTCAACACTCGAACAAGACCGGTCAATCGCTCATTCGAGCATGATCCTCTTTCTTAGAACCCATTGAATTTTGTACTTCAAacttttctcaaatttaattgTTGTTCATATTTGTGaagaacacaagaacaaaTGTTTGAGGCACTTCCAAAATCATTGAAACATCTTAAGAATGAATGCACATTGGCCTTTTCCATTGATGTCGATGTCAAGTTTCGGAAGGTAAGACGATCGAGTTCGTGATGAATATACACAGTAACACCGAAAAAAATCGTTATTCGAACGGATCGAAtagatattttccttttattcgTGTTCAGAGAAAGCAGTGATGGCGAAAAAAGAGAGACAACAATGACAGTAAGAATCAGGTGGCTGTTCATTTTCAGCTGATACCATTCCTtgagcagcagcagcagccttTGACATCCTCAAGTGTATGGAACTGGTATTCTCTCTATTTCAGAACCCGAAACCATATCGTCCCAAAGAAGATCCGAAAGCGCCATCGTCAATTCCCCGACGCGTCCTGTAACAAACGATTAATGAGaacatttcattcattatcACTTTAACAAAAGTTAAGATCATAACAAAAAGATGTTACCATCTCCAATCGGTTGATCATCCCATGAGATGATTGGCAGTACAGGAAGTGTGCTTCCTACAAACATCATTTCAGCAGCGTCTTTGGCTTCCTCAACCGTAAGGTTCGCAGTTCCGACGCTCTTCAGCTTCCCGTCCTCGACCAACTTCGGAGCTAGAGCTAGAAGTCGGAGTGCGGTGCAGCCCGAGAGAACCTTATCGAAACAAGGCAAGATAAGCTCCTTTTCCTTGGTTATAAATGCAACATTCACATTTGGACCTTCTGCAACATATCCTTCTTCATCAACCCAAATGGAAGCAAATGCTCCTTTCTCTTCAGCTTCCATTTTGGTTAGCACATTTGGTAGGTAGTTCACACTCTTCATCGTCGCAAACTGCGGCGTCTTTATCGGCACGGTCGATGTTATGGCTTTAACCCCTTCTTTACATTGAGAGAAGTCGTCGTCTATGGCTACTGCATAGAATGCAGAATTGCCATGTCCAGAGGGTGTGAGCAGGAAATCTCCAGGTCCTGCACTTAACCAGTACCTTAAGGTGCCTTTCTTGAGCTCTGATACTGCTGTCAATTGGATAAGAATGCTCTGAAGAACCGACCGGGGGAACGGAGGCGAGATCTTCGCTTTTGCAGCCGATCTTAGAAAGCGGTCGATGTGGGCATCCAACTCATACAAATGTCTGTAAAGAACCAAAGTTAGTAATGAAGTCTAGAACAGTTCAACATGTTTGATGAACTTTCTCATGTACCAACCCATTTAAAATGATGGCTGTATCGAACACGCCGTGGCCTCGATGAACCATGTGATCATCGATCggaatcatcatcatagctGGATCTGTAATAATTCCACCAAAAATGCTGGAATACATTGCTGGATatggtttcttcttcaaactcCATTTCTCATGAAGTTTTTCGAGCAACTGTTttgaaaggaagagaaaaacatTTTCAACAGCAATGGAAGTTTAGTCATTTAGAGGCCAAATTCAAAGAAACCATAATGGATCATTTCTATTTGCAATTGTTTCAGTGCCTCATAGCCTCTAATAACCATCTCAAACTTTTTCCATgccaaatgaagaaaaaatgtaacCGGTAGATagtgtccgctttagcccgaTACTGTCAGcccatggttttaaaacgcgtctattagggagaggtttccacacttttatacgGAATgtttttccctctccaaccaaggggacccaacgtccttgttggcacaccgtcgaGTATCTAACTCTGATACTACTTTTAACATCCAAGCTCACGGcccgtagatattgtccgctttggctgaGAACAGAGCAtcccttacaagggtgtggaaacctctccctagtagacacgatTTAAAACCATGCCATCAGGGgacccaacatccttgttggcacaccgtcgagtatctagctctaatactacTTTTAACATCCAAGCTCacggctagtagatattgtccgctttggttgAGAACAGAGCAtcccttacaagggtgtggaaacctctccctagtagacatgatTTAAAACCATGCTGTCaggggacccaacgtccttgttggcacaccgtcgagtatctagctctaatactacTTTTAACatccaagctcactgctagtagatattgtccgctttggttgAGAATAGAGCAtcccttacaagggtgtggaaacctttccctagtagacgcgttttaaaaccgtgaaactaacggcgatacataaccgactaaaacgaacaatatctactagccgtGGACGTGGactcttacaaaaaaaaatgatccaTCAGACATTGGGTGTTTGGAGAACTTACCTCGAATGATGATGAGAAAACATGAACCTTCAAGTCAGTTTCACTTCCATTTCCAATCGCTAATGCATCAGCACACAAGCAGAAACAATCATATTAACAACAAAGGGCAGACAAGAAAACACCCAACATCGAAAACATCGAAAacatcgaaaaaaaaaaaacaaacccacCTCCAGTTTCATTAGAACGAGAGTTGGAGGCCTCCATTGAAGAAATTTACAGAACCTGCAGGGCAGAAGCACCAAAAAGGGTGAATGAAACCACTGAAAACTTGCCAATATAAAGGGCGTAGAGATCGATAAAGAATCATAAGAACTAACCACTTCtcttgtaataattcaatgtCGGGTCGTATTCAAATGATATTGGTGAGAAAGAGAATCCTTTTGGGATTCACTGTTCGAAAGTTTGTCGTGAAGTATTTGGAGGGTAGAGAAAGAGACCGATTCTATTTTGATCGGTTTGTCTTTTGGGCAGTGTAAAAAGGTGTATCCTTTGGCCAATACTTCGTGGcagaaggagaaagaacaagaacacagCACCAGTGGCAGAGACTAAACTCCAACATACAATTTTCAGACCAGACAAGAGGCCGGCAGATAGGTCAAAGGCTCCATATTATATTCATTATAGTTGCAGTCAACATAAACTATATTATCCTTTCCTATGAATCTCCATGTCTTTCAGTGCGATCATTATCTGTAGCCCATTTTGAATCTCACAAGGAGATTGGTCCAGAATGTGATGGTAAAGAATGTATTGGAAATAATTTACCTCGACCCATCGTTATAACTTTTGGTTTTAATCAAATGATTGAGACATTCGCCCTTCCCTGCTCATGCTATTTCATTTATGTGCCGTCCCGTATTGTCcttaaaaaatctattttaaataaagtcgctcgagacactcgtctcgaAACGCTTGTCCTCATTGTGACACTAATGTGCCACAGAGTAACTCGCTTAGGCCATAGGGACTAGGGGTGGTGTGACACACGCATGTGCCACAAGGTAGCTCAACTCACTTAGGCCACATGGACTAGGGATGGTGTGACACACGCATGTGTCATAAGGTAGCTCAACTCGCTTAGGTCACATGGACCAGGGGTGGTGTGACACACGCATGTGCTACAGGTAGCTCATCTGGCTTAAGCCAAAGGGACAAGTGGTAGTGTGACACACGCATGTTCTATAGGGTAGTTCAGCTCGCTTAGGCCACAGGGACCAAGGGTGGTTGTGTCACAGGATAACTCAGTTCGCTAAGGCCGCAGGGACCAGGAATGGTGTGACACACGCATGTGTCATAAGGTAGCTCAGCTCGCTTAAGCCACAGATACCAGTAGTAGTGTGACACACGCATGTGCCACAGGAAAGCTTGGTTAGGCCACAAGGATCGGGAGTAGTGGAGAGCTGATATCATAACACCCTAGACATTCGGATGCATTTCCATTCATCTCCACAGTCCTCAATCACAGTGTTCTTTCCcacatttcaataattttgtaCATTTGGCAGTCACTATTAACTGATATCAGTAGCATAAATTGTGTCCTACAATCATTTGAGAACATATTTCGGAGTTTTgcttaagaatattaattgttttcattgtttaaaCAGACAAAACATAAGATATGAAGACCAGAGGATAATTTAGCAATCAAGTATGGTGGGAACCTTGGGTTTTCTGAATGTGCCTGATGGATCATTAGTCACAAGCCACCCGAATCGCCCTCCTGCTCCTACCCATCTCTTTGATAGAGATCCAAGAGTTAGAACAGAAACTGTTGATCCAAAAACTCCCATCGGCACAAAGGGTTTACTTCCAAAACCAAGACGCCCATAAACCTCATCAGCAATCACAAGAATTCCAAGCTTTTTCTGCAGTCTCTGCAATCTGAAAGGTAATCGACCAAAAGTAATTATATAGATACTCTTTCTcttgggaaaaagaaaagaaacgaGAAACAGTTCCCAGAAATTTATGCACCAAaacggaaaagaaaaacagggGAGAAATCGAaatccaaatcaaaatcaaaatgaaaatcgaAATCGAAATCGAAATCGAAACCGAACCTTCCCAGACTGAAAAGAATGAACAAGCGCCTGTTGAGCGGCGCGGGCAGTATGAAAACAAGAATAAGCAGATGGATCGGCAATGGCGAGAGAAATCAGCTTTCTGGCAGTGTCCTCATCGACATTCTCGAGAACGAAGCTCACTCTATAGCCATTTTGATTAATATTCACgtataaaattaataagtgGAGTAATGTAAAGTCACTGTAGATAAGAGTACGAGAGATACATTTGTAAACACTTTGGTTATAGTAATTCTACCGTCTactgaaatttctttttctcgtaACCAAGTAAAattttgtctctttgtttaatttttgtttgtaagTGTGTGAGTACGATCAATCTTGCTTCCACTTTCACTCCAATAATTAGGtataaaagcaaaaacaattggatataaaaacatgtttattgCTGACCAATTGAAGGTTAGCACACtacacaaaaattttaatttaaaacaaaattagtaaaataataaataagatatttcaattatagTATTTTAACTAAATCTCTTGCATAAGGGTAATCAAGTAATTGcactacttttttttatcttgtAATTTTCCATCCACTTatgaaatcatatattttcttacaaaattatatatatatatatatataatagagaGTTGGTGGGGgataagggtattttggtaataaCACAAGTGAATTCAttacatattatttaaatatatacaaactttaaggggaaaaaaaagctTTAATCATGGTGCAATTGATTACCCTTCTCATTGTAACtcgaaggaaaaaaaaaaacttttaaatttaattttttttaatggctAAATTACAGATTTAGTCATATTTAATGGTAATTTAATCgattgaaagtgaaaaataatttagaaaataaatttacacctaagttatatcattttttaaaataaacttttaataaaattataaaataaaatatttgcaaaacatgaattaaaatgcgcaaataaaacaataataaataaataaataatatttttatttgattatcccattaattttaaattattttattttattttcatcccTGCAATAATTTTAGGTTTGTGCGTGCATTGCCACGTGGCAAAAGCCCAGGCGTTCAATTGCTGAGGCTAAAACGAAATGCACGGAAATAGGCATGTAATAATTGAATCCTGATGGACGCTGGTAATTGGTGTACAATATATCGGGTACACCTAGCAACTGTCGCACCGAATCCTAGCTCTTCGTACAACACGCTGCTCGGGCCCACTAGCTCAGTCACGTCATCTGACGGTGACCAAGCAGAGTTCCATGatttaataaagatttttttttttttttagtttataaaaaatatgtaataatacaaataaaataccatttcaaaactttattgtatattttattttatttttaatatttaattagtttatattttttttatatgtattaGTTGCTGActtgtattctatttaaagcttatgaatatcaatgagaacatataaattaattaaaggtttttttcgaaattaaagatcattattgatttttttagtacaataaATTCGAACAGGAGTCGATTGTGCATGACCCACTTTAGATATCATTCACAGTCATCGAAGTTTTGCATCGTCTATCGAGATATGCATTGAAGTATTGTTTGACATTTCGATTCCCTTTAAAGATTTTGCGTTACGAGATCTTTGGTTTCTTAGAAGCAATCCTAGTCGAGAGAGTTAGAAAAGATCGAAAAGGATGGAAGAAGGAAATGGATTGGGCCTTGGGCTGCGGAAAATTCAGGAGAAAGGCCCAATGCTTTTTCGCCTGAATAAAAAACTGACCACTCTCTCTCAACTCTCTGCCGCTGTAAACCCGAGGGCGGCGCGGGTGACTTCACCTTGTCGTCACGCGCTTTCCGCAATCCCATGCTAATCTCTCGATCCACGcgccttttttttctcctcccaaaaatacaattttcttaatttatataatatttaacacGCGCATTTCTCGTCTACCAAAGTCAAACTCCATATACCCTCAACCGGGTTCGGTTCGACCCGGTCCAGTTAGAATTTTCggatttattaattatctgataattctcataatttataattttacaactcaaaattaaatttaaaaaatgggatGGGTTAAGGGGGGTAAAACAGGGGAGAATTTTTTTACCTGTTTgggtaaattatttaattaaataaaatggaaatgaggtgtaataaataagagagagagagagagaagagagagaggggaggGATGATTTGATGTAAAGGCTGTTAGGGTGTGTGTGGTCTCAAAATCCGAGCATGATGTGTCAAAATCCTATTGCATCAATCTCTCCAACTTCTTTTGATGGTGATGGATTGAACGGACGGATGGGATTGAtgaatgcattttttttaaaaaaaatatataatttattttctaatatccacttttaatcatttaatcatattattccttttgttttcttaccTATTCCAAATCAAATACAAACCAAATTCTTACCCTTTTTACCTCTTCCCTcaacttttactttttacatttaaataatttatttggatattgtctattttgacgCATTATGTAtagttgtcagcctcacagttttaaaatgcgtctattagagagtgatttccacacttttataaaatatgtttcattcccctcttcaactaatataagatctcacaatccactccattgctggcacaccaccgaGTATCtgactcaccgctagcagatattgtccgccttaagcttcctctcaagattttcacacccttatagaaaatgtttcgtttctctctttaatcgatatgggatctcatataTATGCAT
Encoded proteins:
- the LOC111797408 gene encoding uncharacterized protein LOC111797408, with amino-acid sequence MNLSNSMFQFLVLFALFSLVKPDAALIGSVCGKTEQPVICSDCFKSSSGSQTADVRGLAVIAIGCAERNTRLMAQKLGELLRSTPDSALKTILNGCWLSTGYTAGDFPGIERAVAAGDYTTGRNTLEIAIRNVNSCLEEFNKNPRVPVPSEVLTGTVAAIQGRRIVSDILNSI
- the LOC111796857 gene encoding uncharacterized protein At4g28440-like, translated to MATEKSPTPASRSGLRKPVFVKVEQLKPGTNGHTLIVKVVSSNTVLQKGRSVSQHLRQTRIAECLIGDETGTILFTARNDQVDQVKPGTTIILRNAKIDMFKGSMRLAVDKWGRIEVVEPENFVVKEDNNLSLVEYELVNVAEE
- the LOC111796853 gene encoding D-amino-acid transaminase, chloroplastic-like, with translation MEASNSRSNETGAIGNGSETDLKVHVFSSSFELLEKLHEKWSLKKKPYPAMYSSIFGGIITDPAMMMIPIDDHMVHRGHGVFDTAIILNGHLYELDAHIDRFLRSAAKAKISPPFPRSVLQSILIQLTAVSELKKGTLRYWLSAGPGDFLLTPSGHGNSAFYAVAIDDDFSQCKEGVKAITSTVPIKTPQFATMKSVNYLPNVLTKMEAEEKGAFASIWVDEEGYVAEGPNVNVAFITKEKELILPCFDKVLSGCTALRLLALAPKLVEDGKLKSVGTANLTVEEAKDAAEMMFVGSTLPVLPIISWDDQPIGDGRVGELTMALSDLLWDDMVSGSEIERIPVPYT